One genomic segment of Occultella kanbiaonis includes these proteins:
- a CDS encoding NAD-dependent succinate-semialdehyde dehydrogenase yields the protein MTYLNDLFIDGVWRPGSEDRRFSVVDPADGTELTTFAVATTGDCLDAVAAAERALPAWSATPPRERSELLRRCYELLAAEEQTMTDIIVSENGKAHADALAEARYAREFFRWFAEEAVRIGGDFRLSPAGDKRITVTRQPIGVSVLITPWNFPAAMATRKIAPALAAGCTVVLKPASETPLTAAYVIGVLERAGVPSGVVNLVTPAPTAPAVRAMLHHPAVRKLSFTGSTEVGRLLLHEAADNVISSAMELGGNAPFVVLEGADVADSVAGAMVAKMRNGGSACTAANRFYVHTSVLEEFSTELTAAMSRVRTGPGRDPENDLGALVSVTERDKVAALVDTAVDGGARVVLGGATASGVGAFYPPTVLADVTHGSEITRTEIFGPVITLIGFDDPADAIRMANDTIYGLIAYVYGPPGDAMTIALAIDAGMIGVNRAVLSDPAAPFGGMKQSGLGREGSAEGIEEFLEEKYIGSPV from the coding sequence ATGACCTACCTGAACGATCTCTTCATCGACGGTGTGTGGCGGCCCGGGTCGGAGGACCGCCGCTTCTCCGTCGTCGACCCGGCCGACGGCACCGAGCTGACCACGTTCGCGGTTGCCACCACCGGCGACTGCCTCGACGCCGTCGCCGCCGCGGAGCGCGCGCTCCCGGCGTGGTCCGCCACGCCGCCACGCGAACGATCGGAACTGCTGCGGCGCTGCTACGAGCTCCTGGCGGCGGAGGAGCAGACGATGACCGACATCATCGTCAGCGAGAACGGCAAGGCCCACGCCGACGCGCTCGCCGAAGCACGCTACGCGCGGGAGTTCTTCCGCTGGTTCGCCGAGGAGGCCGTCCGCATCGGTGGCGACTTCCGGTTGTCACCGGCCGGGGACAAGCGCATCACCGTCACCCGCCAGCCGATCGGCGTCAGCGTCCTGATCACCCCGTGGAACTTCCCGGCGGCGATGGCCACCCGGAAGATCGCGCCGGCCCTCGCCGCCGGCTGCACGGTGGTGCTGAAGCCCGCCTCCGAGACACCGCTGACCGCGGCCTACGTGATCGGCGTCCTCGAGCGGGCAGGCGTGCCGTCGGGCGTCGTCAACCTGGTGACCCCCGCGCCCACCGCTCCGGCCGTACGCGCGATGCTGCACCATCCGGCCGTGCGCAAGCTCTCCTTCACCGGTTCGACCGAGGTGGGCCGGCTGCTTCTGCACGAGGCGGCCGACAACGTGATCAGCTCGGCCATGGAACTCGGTGGGAACGCACCGTTCGTCGTGCTCGAGGGGGCCGACGTCGCGGACTCCGTGGCCGGGGCGATGGTCGCGAAGATGCGCAACGGCGGCTCCGCCTGCACGGCAGCGAACCGGTTCTACGTGCACACCAGCGTGCTCGAGGAGTTCTCGACCGAACTGACGGCGGCCATGTCCCGCGTCCGGACGGGGCCGGGTCGCGACCCGGAGAACGACCTGGGCGCCCTGGTCTCGGTGACCGAGCGGGACAAGGTCGCCGCGTTGGTCGACACCGCCGTCGACGGCGGAGCCCGAGTCGTGCTCGGCGGCGCCACCGCCAGCGGTGTCGGTGCTTTCTACCCGCCGACGGTCCTGGCCGATGTCACCCACGGCAGCGAGATCACCCGCACCGAGATCTTCGGCCCGGTGATCACGCTGATCGGCTTCGACGACCCGGCCGACGCGATCCGGATGGCCAACGACACCATCTACGGGCTGATCGCCTACGTCTACGGCCCACCCGGTGACGCCATGACGATCGCGCTCGCCATCGACGCCGGCATGATCGGCGTGAACCGTGCCGTGCTCAGCGACCCCGCCGCACCGTTCGGTGGCATGAAGCAGTCCGGCCTCGGGCGCGAGGGCAGCGCCGAGGGGATCGAGGAGTTCCTCGAGGAGAAGTACATCGGGTCGCCCGTCTGA
- a CDS encoding iron-containing alcohol dehydrogenase, with protein MSHTRTHSDGFGLLRLPTRIHFGNGAASSIAPLARELGGRVFVCCDPFLAETPQFERTCEELRDSGAVLQVWTEVEPELPVDSVQRAADAASAWGPDLVIGFGGGSALDLAKLVALLRSHGGRLSDYYGENAVPGPITPVIAVPTTAGTGSEVTPVAVVSDPSRDLKVGISSPHLIPRFAVVDPTLTHGAPASVTAHAGVDAFVHAIESYTAAVRTPEWPDQLPVFVGRNRLAGLLAEEAITVIAANLVRAVTDPDDGAARTEMAYGSLLAGMAFGSAGTHLSHAIQYPIGALTKTPHGLGTGLLLPYVLRGCRPDIDPALRRIGTLLGVAESGSDPALDAIRRIEQIVADIGIPASLAELGVRAQDLPDISARAAGISRLAGNVAAARPIERIPGIVTAAWRGDHT; from the coding sequence ATGAGCCACACCCGGACACACTCCGACGGGTTCGGGCTGCTCCGGCTGCCGACCCGGATCCACTTCGGGAACGGCGCCGCGTCGTCGATCGCGCCGCTCGCGCGAGAGCTGGGCGGGCGGGTGTTCGTGTGCTGCGATCCGTTCCTGGCCGAGACGCCGCAGTTCGAACGGACCTGCGAGGAACTACGGGACTCCGGAGCGGTCCTGCAGGTCTGGACCGAGGTGGAGCCCGAGCTCCCGGTCGACTCGGTGCAACGTGCCGCGGACGCGGCCTCGGCCTGGGGTCCCGACCTGGTCATCGGTTTCGGGGGTGGAAGCGCGCTGGATCTGGCGAAGCTGGTGGCGCTGCTGCGCAGTCACGGGGGTCGGCTCAGTGACTACTACGGCGAGAACGCGGTCCCGGGACCCATCACCCCGGTGATCGCCGTGCCGACCACGGCGGGCACGGGGTCGGAGGTGACCCCGGTGGCCGTGGTCTCCGATCCGAGCCGGGACCTCAAGGTCGGGATCTCGAGCCCGCACCTGATCCCGCGGTTCGCCGTCGTCGACCCGACCCTGACCCACGGTGCACCGGCCTCGGTCACCGCACACGCCGGCGTCGACGCGTTCGTGCACGCGATCGAGTCCTACACGGCGGCGGTCAGGACTCCCGAGTGGCCCGACCAGCTTCCTGTGTTCGTGGGTCGGAACCGACTGGCGGGCCTGCTCGCCGAGGAGGCGATCACCGTCATCGCGGCGAACCTGGTCCGCGCGGTCACCGACCCCGATGATGGCGCCGCACGGACCGAGATGGCCTACGGCAGCCTGCTGGCCGGGATGGCCTTCGGGAGTGCCGGAACCCACCTGTCGCACGCGATCCAGTACCCGATCGGGGCCCTCACCAAGACCCCGCACGGCCTCGGCACCGGCCTGCTCCTGCCGTATGTGCTGCGTGGGTGCCGACCGGACATCGACCCCGCGCTGCGCCGGATAGGCACGCTCCTCGGCGTCGCCGAATCCGGCTCCGACCCGGCTCTCGATGCGATCCGCCGGATCGAGCAGATCGTCGCCGACATCGGGATCCCGGCGAGCCTCGCCGAACTCGGAGTCCGTGCCCAGGACCTTCCGGACATCTCGGCACGAGCGGCGGGCATCAGCAGGCTCGCGGGGAACGTGGCGGCTGCCAGGCCGATCGAACGGATCCCCGGAATAGTCACCGCCGCCTGGCGCGGCGACCACACCTGA
- a CDS encoding Ldh family oxidoreductase yields the protein MTTNSVGTDVAVSADRLHDAVVQILVGEGATFADAAQQADVLVEGDLRGHPSHGVRRLAVLVGRMRNGLIRTGVAPRTTWISDAFLSVDGERGFGPVVAGVAIEAITRRAAESGVALAAVHNANHMGMLAPYVERIAAAGQIGIALTTSEALVHPWGSARPMVGTNPVGIAVPTESEPLVLDMSTAAVSMGKVLDHAATSRPIPLGWAVDRHGRPVTDPAEVSDGALSPFGGPKGYALGIALEVLVGTVTGTAFGPRKQGTLDVEHIATKGDIFVAISLDRIGRLPHLSLVEAYLHDVRASGTGPDPVTVPGDRARATRAERLANGIPVNPQVWREVEQLLEEHGA from the coding sequence ATGACGACGAACAGCGTCGGCACCGACGTGGCCGTGAGCGCAGATCGTCTGCACGACGCCGTGGTCCAGATCCTTGTGGGTGAGGGTGCCACCTTCGCCGACGCCGCTCAACAGGCGGACGTGCTCGTCGAGGGCGACCTCCGCGGCCACCCCTCGCACGGGGTGCGGCGGCTCGCCGTGCTGGTCGGCCGCATGCGCAACGGGCTCATCCGGACCGGAGTCGCGCCACGCACGACGTGGATCAGCGACGCGTTCCTGAGCGTCGACGGCGAGCGCGGCTTCGGTCCCGTGGTGGCGGGGGTGGCCATCGAGGCGATCACCCGACGGGCCGCCGAGAGCGGCGTCGCCCTGGCCGCGGTGCACAACGCCAATCACATGGGCATGCTCGCCCCGTACGTGGAACGCATCGCCGCGGCCGGCCAGATCGGCATCGCCCTGACGACCAGCGAAGCGCTCGTCCACCCCTGGGGCAGCGCACGGCCGATGGTCGGCACCAACCCGGTGGGCATCGCGGTGCCGACCGAGAGCGAGCCGCTCGTCCTCGACATGTCGACGGCGGCGGTCTCGATGGGCAAGGTCCTCGACCACGCCGCCACCTCGCGGCCGATCCCACTCGGCTGGGCGGTCGATCGTCACGGCAGGCCGGTCACCGATCCCGCCGAGGTGTCCGACGGGGCCCTCTCGCCGTTCGGTGGCCCGAAGGGATACGCCCTCGGGATCGCCCTGGAGGTCCTCGTGGGCACGGTCACCGGGACGGCGTTCGGCCCTCGGAAGCAGGGCACGCTGGACGTCGAACACATCGCCACGAAGGGCGACATCTTCGTCGCGATCTCACTCGACCGCATCGGCCGGCTCCCCCATCTCAGCCTCGTGGAGGCCTACCTCCATGACGTCCGCGCCAGCGGGACCGGCCCGGACCCGGTCACGGTGCCGGGCGACCGGGCGAGGGCGACCCGGGCCGAGCGGCTGGCCAACGGCATCCCGGTCAACCCCCAGGTCTGGCGAGAGGTCGAACAACTCCTCGAGGAGCACGGCGCATGA
- a CDS encoding IclR family transcriptional regulator encodes MTRPEQQDASSSLIKGLSLLNLFSVTDFEISISEMARTSGIPKSTAHRLVTDLVEWGALERGRNGYRLGVRMFELGHLVPAQRTLREVALPYAHNLNEVTGLTCNLAVRDKHEIIYLEKISRRDLLVPHSRLGGRLPLHCTGLGKAILGFSDHDFVESVLSAPLTRLSPKTITDPTALRRELARVRETKVAYDVEESQPGLFCVAAPIFGMGNHLVGAISVTGATALSQAQRYASAVRMTAMAISRVLGSRPGRPA; translated from the coding sequence ATGACCCGTCCCGAACAGCAGGACGCAAGCTCTTCGCTCATCAAGGGCTTGTCCCTGCTCAACCTCTTCTCGGTGACCGACTTCGAGATCAGCATCAGCGAGATGGCCCGGACGTCGGGGATCCCGAAGTCCACGGCCCATCGCCTGGTGACCGATCTCGTGGAATGGGGCGCCCTCGAGCGTGGCCGGAACGGATACCGGCTCGGGGTGCGCATGTTCGAGCTCGGGCACCTGGTGCCCGCCCAGCGGACGCTGCGCGAGGTGGCGCTCCCGTATGCGCACAACCTCAACGAGGTGACCGGCCTGACCTGCAACCTCGCCGTCCGGGACAAGCACGAGATCATCTACCTCGAGAAGATCTCCCGCCGTGACCTGTTGGTCCCGCACTCGCGCCTCGGGGGCCGGCTGCCGCTGCACTGCACCGGCCTCGGCAAGGCGATCCTCGGTTTCAGCGACCACGACTTCGTGGAGTCGGTGTTGAGCGCACCCCTGACGAGGCTCTCGCCCAAGACGATCACCGACCCCACCGCGCTGCGGCGAGAGCTGGCGCGGGTGCGGGAGACCAAGGTCGCCTACGACGTCGAGGAGTCGCAGCCCGGCCTGTTCTGTGTGGCAGCACCGATCTTCGGGATGGGCAACCACCTGGTCGGAGCGATCTCGGTGACCGGTGCGACCGCGTTGTCCCAGGCCCAACGCTACGCATCCGCGGTGCGGATGACGGCGATGGCGATCTCCCGCGTGCTGGGATCGAGGCCCGGTCGTCCGGCATAG
- a CDS encoding carbohydrate ABC transporter permease, which produces MANTQVSASAPDVAPARSRKEKPRRQNLAGWMFVGPVIFGVLAFQIVPVIASLGVSMTNWTGLNEPDFLGLGNFVALFTTDARFYSTLLNTAIFTIAMVVLSIAIGLALAVLCNQRIRGVGVFRTLYYSPAITNVVAIGFVWFWLYEPNNGLINSTLRGVGITGPAWLSDPSTALIAVIIVALWQGVGYPMVILLAGLQSIDKSLLEAATVDGASNWLRFWRVTFPLLTPSIFFLTIMQFISSFQVFGIIYVMTSGGPNNATSVLIFEIYQVAFAQGRLGYASAMGWVLFLIVGLVTVFQWKMEKRWVHYDS; this is translated from the coding sequence GTGGCGAACACGCAGGTCTCGGCATCCGCGCCGGATGTCGCGCCGGCCAGGAGCCGCAAGGAGAAGCCGCGGCGCCAGAATCTCGCGGGCTGGATGTTCGTCGGCCCGGTGATCTTCGGAGTGCTCGCGTTCCAGATCGTCCCGGTCATCGCCTCACTCGGCGTCTCGATGACGAACTGGACCGGGCTGAACGAGCCGGACTTCCTCGGTCTCGGGAACTTCGTCGCGTTGTTCACGACCGACGCCCGCTTCTACTCGACGCTGCTGAACACGGCGATCTTCACCATCGCGATGGTTGTCCTCTCGATCGCGATCGGACTCGCGCTGGCCGTTCTGTGCAATCAGCGGATCCGCGGTGTCGGCGTGTTCCGGACGCTCTACTACTCCCCGGCGATCACCAATGTCGTGGCCATCGGGTTCGTCTGGTTCTGGCTGTACGAGCCGAACAACGGCCTGATCAACTCGACCCTGCGCGGAGTCGGGATCACTGGTCCGGCGTGGCTCTCCGACCCCAGCACGGCCCTGATCGCGGTGATCATCGTGGCGCTGTGGCAGGGCGTCGGCTACCCGATGGTGATCCTGCTCGCCGGGCTGCAATCCATCGACAAGTCGCTCCTGGAGGCCGCGACCGTCGACGGCGCCTCCAACTGGCTTCGATTCTGGCGGGTCACCTTCCCGCTGCTGACCCCGAGCATCTTCTTCCTGACCATCATGCAGTTCATCTCGTCGTTCCAGGTCTTCGGCATCATCTACGTGATGACGTCCGGCGGGCCGAACAACGCGACGTCGGTCCTGATCTTCGAGATCTATCAGGTGGCTTTCGCGCAGGGGCGTCTCGGCTATGCCTCGGCGATGGGCTGGGTGCTGTTCCTGATCGTCGGCCTCGTGACCGTCTTCCAATGGAAGATGGAGAAGCGGTGGGTGCACTATGACAGCTGA
- a CDS encoding carbohydrate ABC transporter permease, which yields MITLIVLAGVFAMPLLWMVSASLKPENEVLASPPTFIPSVFQWENYAAAADGLLPFFLNSVKLAALNVTGLLFFASLAGYGFARLNFVGKNVAFALLLATAMIPSMVYLIPQYMLFREIGWIDTHFPLWVPNVLTPVFGTFLLRQSFRGVPRELEEAAKLDGASVFGTFWRIMLPQVKPALAAVGALTFMASWNDLFGPLIFLNSTRLQTMPIALVLFQGEFFTQTNLMMAAATLTIIPPLILFFLAQRYFVQGITMSGLKG from the coding sequence ATGATCACGCTGATCGTCCTGGCGGGCGTCTTCGCGATGCCGCTGCTGTGGATGGTGAGCGCGTCCCTGAAGCCGGAGAACGAGGTGCTCGCCTCGCCGCCCACGTTCATCCCGTCCGTCTTCCAGTGGGAGAACTATGCAGCTGCCGCGGACGGCCTCCTGCCGTTCTTCCTGAACAGCGTGAAGCTTGCGGCGCTCAACGTGACCGGACTGCTGTTCTTCGCATCGCTGGCCGGGTACGGGTTCGCACGCCTGAACTTCGTGGGAAAGAACGTCGCGTTCGCATTGTTGTTGGCGACGGCGATGATTCCGAGCATGGTGTACCTGATCCCGCAATACATGCTCTTCCGGGAGATCGGCTGGATCGACACGCACTTCCCGCTCTGGGTCCCCAATGTGCTGACGCCGGTGTTCGGGACATTCCTGCTGCGGCAGTCGTTCCGTGGCGTGCCGAGGGAACTGGAGGAGGCGGCGAAGCTGGACGGGGCGTCCGTGTTCGGGACGTTCTGGCGGATCATGCTGCCCCAGGTCAAGCCCGCCCTGGCCGCCGTCGGTGCCCTGACCTTCATGGCGTCCTGGAACGACCTGTTCGGGCCGTTGATCTTCCTGAACTCCACCCGGCTGCAGACCATGCCCATCGCACTCGTGCTCTTCCAGGGAGAGTTCTTCACCCAGACGAATCTCATGATGGCGGCGGCCACCCTCACGATCATTCCGCCGCTCATCCTCTTCTTCCTCGCCCAACGGTATTTCGTTCAGGGCATCACCATGTCAGGTCTGAAAGGTTAG